A section of the Rhodobacteraceae bacterium M382 genome encodes:
- a CDS encoding insulinase family protein: MKHLRLIWATAVAVVLALPVQAEIKIQEVVSPGGITAWLVEEHSIPFTALELRFRGGTSLDAPGKRGAIYLMSGLLEEGSGDLNAQEYARAVESLAASFAHDARSDSMSLSSRFLTENRDQAVDLLRDTLMKPRFDPDALERVRAQVLSGLKSDAKDPGAIAGRTFAEAAYEDHPYETDGKGTTESVSALTRDDMFAAHRAVFARDRLYVSAVGDITPEELGELLDRLLGDLPDTGVAFPVKAEVAIPGGVTVVDYDTPQSTVMFGHQGIDRDDDDFFAVYVMNQILGGGSFESRLMTEVREKRGLTYGVYSYLVPKDLASLYMGSVASSNDKVAEAIKVIHDEWTHMATEGVTPKELEDAKTYLTGAYPLRFDGNGQIAGIMVGMQIQGLPIDYIATRNDRINAVSLEDIKRVAREWLKPDGLHFVVVGRPDGLETTTN, from the coding sequence ATGAAACATCTGCGTCTGATCTGGGCGACCGCGGTCGCTGTTGTCCTGGCCTTGCCAGTGCAGGCCGAAATCAAGATCCAGGAAGTCGTGTCGCCTGGCGGGATCACGGCCTGGCTGGTCGAAGAGCATTCGATTCCCTTTACCGCGCTGGAATTGCGGTTCCGCGGCGGGACGTCGCTGGATGCGCCGGGCAAACGCGGGGCGATCTATCTGATGTCCGGGCTGCTCGAGGAAGGGTCGGGGGACCTGAACGCCCAGGAGTATGCCCGTGCGGTGGAATCTCTTGCGGCGTCGTTCGCCCATGATGCCCGCAGCGATTCGATGTCGCTGTCTTCCCGGTTCCTGACCGAAAACCGCGATCAGGCCGTTGACCTGTTGCGCGATACCCTGATGAAGCCCCGGTTTGATCCAGACGCGTTGGAACGGGTGCGCGCGCAGGTGCTGTCCGGCCTGAAGTCGGACGCCAAAGACCCCGGAGCCATCGCCGGGCGCACCTTTGCCGAGGCCGCCTATGAGGATCATCCCTATGAAACCGATGGCAAGGGCACGACCGAGAGCGTGTCCGCGTTGACCCGTGACGACATGTTCGCCGCGCACCGGGCCGTGTTTGCCCGGGACCGGCTGTATGTGTCGGCTGTCGGTGACATTACGCCAGAAGAGTTGGGAGAGCTGTTGGACCGCCTGTTGGGCGATCTGCCGGACACCGGGGTCGCGTTCCCGGTCAAAGCCGAGGTTGCAATTCCTGGCGGTGTAACAGTGGTCGACTATGATACCCCGCAATCCACGGTGATGTTTGGCCATCAGGGTATTGACCGCGACGACGATGATTTCTTTGCCGTTTACGTGATGAACCAGATTTTGGGAGGCGGGTCGTTTGAATCCCGTCTGATGACCGAAGTCCGTGAAAAACGCGGGCTGACCTATGGGGTCTATTCCTATCTGGTGCCCAAGGATCTGGCATCCTTGTACATGGGCAGCGTGGCGTCTTCGAATGACAAGGTCGCCGAGGCGATCAAGGTGATCCATGATGAATGGACACATATGGCGACCGAAGGGGTGACACCCAAGGAGCTGGAAGACGCCAAGACCTATCTGACCGGTGCCTATCCGTTGCGATTCGATGGCAATGGCCAGATTGCAGGGATCATGGTCGGGATGCAGATACAGGGATTGCCGATCGACTATATCGCGACTCGCAATGACCGGATCAATGCCGTCTCGTTGGAGGATATCAAACGGGTTGCGCGCGAATGGTTGAAACCCGACGGTCTGCATTTTGTCGTGGTGGGAAGACCCGACGGGTTGGAGACCACCACCAATTAA
- a CDS encoding insulinase family protein, translated as MIRRIVCAAALFGWIGTGSSAAPDEAVTTFTLQNGMDVVVVEDHRAPVVQHMVWYRAGSSDEPKGQSGVAHFLEHLLFKATDTLEAGELSATVAANGGRDNAFTSYDYTAYYQRIAADRLELMMRMEADRMRNIRLTETDIVTERDVILEERNQRTDNNPRALFGEQLNAAQYLNHRYGVPIIGWRHEMEELDMDDALSFYSTYYAPNNAILVVTGDVYPDQVRALAEQYYGVIPANPELPERYRAQEPPQTAERRLIFRDARVAQPYVHRSYLAPERDAGDQEEAAALFLLAKLLGGGTTSYLTNKLQFETQTAVYSGAFYNGVALDETSFGLIIVPAEGVSLQQAEDALDQAVAGFIAEGVDQEKLERIKLQLRASEIYARDNVDGIGNRYGRALTSGLTIEDVQQWPDIVQAVTGEEIIAAARDLFQPERSVTGWLMRDEEKTQ; from the coding sequence ATGATCCGCAGGATCGTATGCGCCGCCGCCCTGTTCGGGTGGATCGGCACCGGGTCATCAGCCGCCCCGGATGAAGCGGTGACAACATTTACGTTGCAAAACGGAATGGATGTCGTGGTGGTCGAAGATCATCGCGCGCCGGTCGTGCAGCACATGGTCTGGTATCGCGCCGGATCGTCGGATGAACCCAAGGGACAATCCGGAGTGGCCCATTTTCTGGAACATCTGCTGTTCAAGGCCACGGACACATTGGAAGCCGGAGAATTGTCGGCAACCGTGGCCGCCAATGGCGGGCGGGACAATGCGTTTACCAGCTATGATTACACCGCTTATTATCAACGTATTGCCGCGGATCGTCTGGAATTGATGATGCGAATGGAAGCGGACCGGATGCGCAACATCCGTCTGACGGAAACCGATATCGTCACCGAACGTGATGTTATTCTCGAAGAGCGCAACCAGCGAACCGACAACAATCCCCGTGCGTTGTTTGGCGAACAATTGAATGCCGCGCAATATCTGAACCACCGCTATGGGGTGCCGATCATCGGGTGGCGTCACGAAATGGAAGAGCTGGATATGGACGACGCGCTGTCGTTCTATTCAACCTATTACGCGCCGAACAATGCAATTCTGGTGGTGACCGGAGATGTCTATCCTGATCAGGTGCGGGCCTTGGCCGAACAGTATTATGGCGTGATCCCTGCCAATCCGGAGCTGCCCGAGCGGTACCGGGCGCAGGAACCGCCCCAGACGGCCGAACGCCGTTTGATCTTTCGCGATGCCCGTGTGGCGCAGCCCTATGTGCATCGGTCCTATCTGGCCCCTGAACGCGACGCCGGTGACCAAGAAGAGGCCGCCGCCCTGTTTCTGCTGGCCAAACTTTTGGGCGGTGGGACCACGTCTTATTTGACCAACAAATTGCAGTTCGAAACCCAGACCGCCGTCTACAGCGGGGCCTTTTACAATGGCGTTGCCCTGGACGAAACCAGTTTTGGTTTGATTATTGTTCCTGCCGAAGGGGTGAGTCTGCAGCAGGCCGAAGACGCGCTGGACCAGGCCGTTGCCGGGTTTATTGCGGAGGGCGTGGATCAGGAGAAGCTGGAGCGGATCAAATTGCAATTGCGGGCTTCGGAAATCTATGCCCGGGACAATGTGGACGGGATCGGCAACCGCTATGGGCGGGCGCTGACCAGTGGACTTACGATCGAGGATGTTCAGCAGTGGCCGGATATCGTGCAGGCCGTTACGGGCGAGGAAATTATCGCAGCAGCCCGTGATCTGTTCCAACCGGAGCGGTCCGTCACCGGATGGTTGATGCGGGATGAGGAGAAGACCCAATGA
- a CDS encoding DUF3035 domain-containing protein, whose amino-acid sequence MRISPFIVVLVGAIAVSGCAQKGLRDLRPNGPGPDEFMVLPNKPLTPPTNYSALPAPTPGGGNLVDPTPKADLVAALGGRSSALDPNAAIPGSDGALVTAASRYGVEPGVRSSLATEDAAYRKRARRTGRIKLFPVDRYAQAYRKESLNPFNETEKFRRSGFGTPSAPPSDL is encoded by the coding sequence ATGCGGATCTCGCCATTTATCGTTGTACTGGTCGGTGCCATTGCCGTGTCGGGCTGTGCGCAAAAAGGATTGCGTGACCTGCGCCCGAATGGGCCGGGGCCGGATGAATTCATGGTGCTGCCCAACAAACCCCTGACGCCGCCAACCAATTACAGTGCCTTGCCAGCGCCGACGCCGGGTGGCGGAAATCTGGTCGATCCGACGCCAAAGGCAGATCTGGTTGCGGCCTTGGGTGGGCGCTCCAGCGCGCTTGACCCGAATGCGGCAATTCCGGGGTCTGATGGGGCGTTGGTCACGGCTGCGAGCCGGTACGGCGTTGAACCGGGTGTGCGCAGTTCGCTGGCGACCGAAGATGCGGCCTATCGCAAACGGGCCAGACGTACGGGGCGGATCAAGCTGTTCCCGGTCGACCGATATGCACAGGCCTATCGCAAAGAGTCGCTGAATCCGTTCAATGAGACCGAGAAATTCCGTCGCTCCGGGTTTGGGACACCGTCCGCTCCGCCAAGCGACCTGTAA
- the lspA gene encoding signal peptidase II gives MGARLMFWAGFWVFLADQASKYLVVHWMELSRIRSIDVLPPLLNFRYGENTGINFGLFDGGSDTARWLLIGFSLVVCLAVAVWVQRSHPRRLMQLSAGLLIGGALGNVVDRLLYGYVLDFLNMSCCGIENPFVFNVADIFVFAGAAGLVLFEGRSKKPA, from the coding sequence ATGGGTGCACGTTTGATGTTCTGGGCCGGGTTTTGGGTCTTTTTGGCGGATCAGGCCAGCAAATATCTGGTGGTTCACTGGATGGAGCTGTCCCGCATTCGCAGCATCGACGTGCTGCCGCCGTTGCTGAATTTTCGCTATGGCGAAAACACCGGCATCAATTTCGGGCTCTTTGACGGAGGGTCCGATACCGCCCGCTGGCTGTTGATCGGGTTTTCGCTGGTCGTGTGTCTGGCGGTGGCCGTCTGGGTTCAGCGATCACACCCCCGGCGCCTGATGCAACTCAGCGCTGGTCTGTTGATCGGTGGCGCGCTGGGCAATGTGGTGGACCGGCTGCTGTATGGCTATGTTCTCGACTTTTTGAACATGTCGTGTTGTGGCATCGAAAACCCGTTTGTTTTCAATGTGGCCGACATTTTTGTCTTTGCCGGAGCGGCGGGTTTGGTCCTGTTCGAGGGGCGCAGCAAAAAGCCCGCGTGA
- the purH gene encoding bifunctional phosphoribosylaminoimidazolecarboxamide formyltransferase/IMP cyclohydrolase, translating to MTDLHPVRRALLSVSDKTGLIELGKALADRGVELLSTGGSAKALRDAGLMVKDVAEITGFPEMMDGRVKTLHPMVHGGLLALRDKDSHVQAMTDHGIGAIDLLVVNLYPFEETVAKGADYDTCIENIDIGGPAMIRAASKNHLFVNVVVDVQDYDALLAELDANEGQTSYGFRQKLAQTAYARTAAYDAAVSTWMAGALALEAPRRRAVAGEVKQTLRYGENSHQKAVFYTDGTNRPGVATAVQLQGKELSYNNINDTDAAYELVAEFDPADTAAVAIIKHANPCGVARGATLVDAYQKAFDCDRTSAFGGIVALNQPLDADTAAKIVEIFTEVVIAPGASDEAKAIFAAKKNLRLLLTDGLPDPRKPIVAYKQVAGGMLVQDKDVGYIGMDDLKVVTEKAPTEEQMQDLLFAWKVAKHVKSNAIVYVRDNATVGVGAGQMSRLDSANVAASKAQRMANELGLPDSLAKGSAVASDAFFPFADGLLEAAAAGATCVIQPGGSMRDDEVIKAANDAGLAMVFTGMRHFRH from the coding sequence ATGACCGACCTGCATCCCGTGCGCCGCGCGCTTCTTTCCGTTTCCGACAAAACCGGCCTGATCGAGCTGGGAAAGGCATTGGCCGACCGTGGGGTCGAGCTGTTGTCGACTGGCGGATCTGCCAAGGCGCTGCGCGATGCCGGGTTGATGGTTAAGGATGTGGCCGAAATCACCGGGTTCCCGGAAATGATGGACGGCCGGGTCAAGACCCTGCACCCGATGGTGCATGGGGGTCTGTTGGCGCTGCGCGACAAGGACAGTCACGTTCAGGCGATGACCGACCATGGGATCGGTGCCATCGATCTGTTGGTGGTGAACCTGTATCCGTTCGAGGAGACCGTCGCCAAGGGTGCCGATTATGACACCTGCATCGAAAACATCGACATTGGCGGCCCGGCGATGATTCGCGCGGCATCGAAAAACCATCTGTTTGTGAACGTGGTGGTGGATGTGCAGGATTATGACGCGCTGTTGGCGGAACTGGACGCCAATGAGGGTCAGACTTCATACGGGTTCCGCCAAAAGCTGGCCCAGACCGCCTATGCCCGCACAGCGGCCTATGATGCAGCTGTATCGACCTGGATGGCTGGTGCGCTGGCGCTGGAGGCCCCGCGTCGTCGGGCCGTTGCCGGTGAAGTGAAACAGACGCTGCGGTATGGCGAGAACAGCCACCAAAAAGCTGTGTTCTATACCGATGGGACGAACCGCCCCGGTGTGGCCACTGCGGTGCAGCTGCAGGGCAAGGAACTGTCCTATAACAACATCAACGACACCGACGCCGCCTATGAGCTGGTCGCGGAATTCGATCCGGCAGACACTGCGGCGGTGGCGATCATCAAACACGCCAACCCCTGTGGGGTGGCTCGCGGTGCGACATTGGTCGACGCCTACCAGAAAGCGTTTGATTGTGACCGCACCTCGGCCTTTGGCGGGATTGTGGCGCTGAACCAGCCGCTGGATGCAGACACCGCCGCCAAGATCGTCGAGATCTTTACCGAAGTGGTGATCGCTCCGGGGGCATCGGACGAGGCCAAAGCCATCTTTGCCGCCAAGAAGAACCTGCGTCTGCTGTTGACCGATGGTCTGCCCGACCCACGCAAGCCCATCGTGGCCTACAAGCAGGTTGCCGGTGGTATGCTGGTTCAGGACAAGGATGTCGGATACATCGGTATGGATGATCTGAAGGTGGTGACCGAGAAGGCCCCGACCGAAGAGCAAATGCAGGATCTGCTGTTTGCCTGGAAAGTTGCCAAACATGTCAAATCCAATGCCATCGTTTATGTCCGTGACAATGCAACCGTCGGTGTGGGGGCTGGCCAGATGAGCCGCCTGGACAGCGCCAATGTCGCCGCCTCCAAGGCGCAGCGCATGGCCAATGAATTGGGTCTGCCCGACAGTCTCGCCAAAGGATCTGCCGTGGCGTCGGATGCGTTTTTCCCATTTGCGGACGGGCTGCTGGAAGCCGCCGCCGCAGGTGCGACCTGTGTGATCCAACCGGGTGGGTCGATGCGTGACGACGAGGTGATCAAGGCGGCCAATGACGCAGGTCTGGCCATGGTGTTCACCGGTATGCGTCACTTCCGTCACTAA
- a CDS encoding heparinase II/III family protein: MSYPGKMASRRTRLLNSLFARLARRQRAAKGFVSQPEPRTVGSFARGRQMVAGNLLFAGFLVESKDTGLWDVQAPNFDFDAERHGFAWLDDLAAVGDFSAREKAQKWVWGWIEAHGDGQGPGWTPDLTGRRVIRWINHAVFLLRGAQGDQSNALFRSLSQQTWFLSKRWKGASPGLPRFEALTGLIYAGLALEGREDLADPAVRALAHECEVQIDGQGGLPTRNPEELLEVFTLLTWAAAALHEAGRGVPPAHTAAIERIAPTLRTLRHADGGLARFHGGGRGLEGRLDHALAASHVVDRHADGLAMGYARISARRTSVIVDASRPPKSAASHNAHASTLAFELTSGRRPLIVNCGSGETFGVEWRRAGRATPSHSTLCLDGHSSARLAAPQKGTGYEALIEGPKDVPFELNEISDGFRFQGGHDGYARQFGLTHARTLELSFDGRGVAGEDMLLAMDDASKRQFDQTMDAMKLQGIGFDIRLHLHPDVDAALDLGGAAVSMALKSGEIWVFRHDGIAELGLEPSVYLEKGRLKPRATKQIVLSGRAMEYATRIRWTLSKAQETAIAVRDLNRDEPDFTE, encoded by the coding sequence ATGTCCTACCCTGGAAAGATGGCCAGCCGACGTACCCGGCTGCTGAACAGTCTCTTTGCGCGATTGGCCCGGCGTCAGCGCGCAGCAAAGGGATTCGTGTCACAACCTGAACCGCGCACCGTGGGCAGTTTCGCCCGGGGCCGTCAGATGGTGGCGGGCAATTTGCTGTTCGCGGGTTTTCTGGTCGAATCCAAAGACACCGGGTTGTGGGATGTTCAGGCCCCGAATTTTGATTTTGACGCAGAACGCCATGGGTTTGCCTGGCTGGATGATCTGGCTGCGGTCGGAGATTTTTCGGCGCGCGAAAAGGCCCAGAAATGGGTCTGGGGCTGGATCGAGGCGCATGGCGACGGGCAGGGGCCGGGGTGGACCCCGGATTTGACCGGGCGCCGCGTGATCCGTTGGATCAACCACGCCGTGTTTCTGTTGCGTGGCGCGCAGGGGGACCAAAGCAACGCGTTGTTCCGGTCCTTGTCCCAGCAGACCTGGTTTCTGTCCAAACGCTGGAAGGGCGCATCGCCGGGATTGCCCCGGTTCGAGGCGCTGACCGGGTTGATCTATGCGGGATTGGCATTGGAAGGACGCGAGGATCTGGCCGACCCGGCAGTGCGGGCGCTGGCGCATGAATGCGAGGTCCAGATTGATGGCCAGGGTGGTCTCCCGACGCGCAACCCCGAAGAATTGCTGGAAGTGTTCACCCTACTCACCTGGGCGGCGGCAGCGCTGCACGAGGCCGGGCGCGGTGTGCCCCCTGCACATACGGCGGCGATTGAGCGGATTGCGCCGACCCTGCGGACCCTGCGCCATGCAGATGGTGGGTTGGCGCGGTTCCACGGTGGTGGTCGCGGGCTGGAAGGGCGGTTGGATCATGCGCTGGCAGCCAGCCATGTGGTGGACCGCCATGCCGACGGTTTGGCGATGGGATATGCGCGGATCTCGGCCAGGCGGACGTCGGTCATCGTGGATGCGTCGCGCCCTCCGAAATCCGCAGCCTCGCACAATGCCCATGCATCGACATTGGCGTTTGAACTGACGTCGGGACGCAGGCCGTTGATTGTCAATTGCGGTTCGGGTGAAACCTTTGGCGTGGAATGGCGCCGTGCCGGGCGGGCAACCCCGTCGCATTCGACATTGTGTCTGGACGGTCATTCCAGCGCCCGTCTGGCCGCACCGCAAAAGGGCACCGGGTACGAAGCCCTGATCGAAGGGCCCAAGGATGTTCCGTTCGAGCTGAACGAGATCAGCGACGGGTTCCGGTTCCAGGGCGGGCACGATGGCTATGCCCGCCAATTCGGGCTGACCCACGCGCGCACGCTGGAGCTGTCTTTTGACGGGCGGGGGGTGGCAGGCGAAGACATGTTGCTGGCGATGGATGATGCGTCCAAACGTCAATTCGACCAGACAATGGACGCGATGAAGTTGCAGGGAATCGGGTTTGATATCCGTCTGCATCTGCATCCGGACGTGGATGCGGCGCTGGATCTGGGCGGTGCTGCGGTGTCGATGGCGCTCAAAAGTGGGGAAATCTGGGTCTTTCGCCACGATGGGATTGCAGAATTGGGGCTGGAACCCTCTGTTTATCTGGAAAAAGGCCGTTTAAAGCCGCGCGCGACAAAACAGATCGTTCTATCCGGGCGCGCAATGGAGTATGCGACCCGCATCCGGTGGACGTTAAGCAAAGCGCAGGAGACTGCAATTGCGGTGCGTGACCTGAACCGGGACGAACCCGATTTTACCGAATAA
- a CDS encoding methyltransferase domain-containing protein: MSQSVPQAATRAAAQAATQARRSAIQLLDQILGEGRLLSECLSAGMLDKLPPEDRARAQRLALETLRGMERADRLLDKHLRKNPPLMVRNALRLGTVELAHGAASHGVVNAMVEIIGKHRRHGQLKGLVNAVLRKMAEEVPVEWNRLRVPRLPKWLRAPLVQAWGAPAVAGMELAQFTGAPLDISGKPGVDLAALGGQMLATGSVRLDNAGQVSGLPGYDAGDWWVQDAAAAIPARVLNAQPGEAVIDLCAAPGGKTLQVAAAGADVTACDLSEGRMARVRENLERTGLSATLIVGDALEQAGQYDAVLLDAPCSATGTMRRHPDLPHAKDGSEFGALIELQAQMLAHAWGLVKPGGRLVYCTCSLLPDEGECQVEEALDMFEDMSVNREALLLPGVDPAWVTEEGGLRLRPDFWADLGGMDGFYIACLQKAA, translated from the coding sequence ATGTCCCAATCTGTCCCACAGGCCGCCACACGGGCCGCCGCACAGGCTGCCACTCAGGCGCGGCGCAGCGCGATCCAGTTGCTTGATCAGATTCTGGGTGAGGGGCGGTTGCTGTCGGAATGTCTGAGCGCCGGCATGCTGGACAAGCTGCCACCCGAAGATCGGGCGCGCGCGCAACGGTTGGCTTTGGAAACCCTGCGCGGGATGGAGCGGGCGGATCGGTTGTTGGACAAGCACCTGCGCAAGAATCCACCATTGATGGTGCGCAATGCCTTGCGGTTGGGCACCGTGGAGCTGGCCCATGGAGCGGCCAGCCATGGGGTGGTGAATGCGATGGTCGAGATCATCGGCAAACATCGCCGCCATGGTCAGCTCAAAGGGTTGGTCAATGCGGTTTTGCGCAAGATGGCCGAGGAGGTCCCGGTCGAGTGGAACCGGTTGCGGGTGCCGCGTCTGCCGAAATGGCTGCGCGCGCCTTTGGTCCAGGCCTGGGGTGCGCCCGCGGTGGCGGGGATGGAATTGGCCCAGTTCACCGGCGCACCATTGGACATTTCGGGCAAACCTGGCGTGGATCTGGCGGCATTGGGTGGCCAGATGCTGGCCACCGGGTCTGTACGATTGGACAATGCCGGTCAGGTATCAGGGCTGCCGGGATATGATGCCGGTGATTGGTGGGTTCAGGATGCTGCCGCTGCGATCCCTGCGCGGGTTTTGAACGCGCAGCCCGGTGAGGCGGTGATTGATCTGTGTGCCGCACCGGGGGGCAAGACGTTGCAGGTGGCCGCCGCGGGGGCGGATGTCACGGCGTGTGATTTGTCCGAAGGCCGCATGGCACGGGTGCGGGAGAATCTGGAGCGGACCGGGTTGAGCGCGACCTTGATCGTTGGGGATGCGCTGGAACAGGCGGGTCAGTATGACGCCGTTTTGCTGGACGCGCCCTGTTCTGCAACCGGGACCATGCGCCGCCATCCGGATCTGCCCCATGCCAAGGACGGATCGGAATTTGGCGCGTTGATTGAATTGCAGGCGCAGATGCTGGCCCATGCCTGGGGGCTGGTGAAACCCGGCGGGCGTTTGGTCTATTGCACCTGTTCGCTGCTGCCCGACGAAGGCGAATGCCAGGTCGAAGAGGCGTTGGATATGTTCGAGGACATGTCGGTGAACCGCGAGGCGTTGCTCCTGCCCGGTGTGGATCCGGCGTGGGTAACCGAAGAAGGCGGATTGCGCTTGCGCCCTGATTTCTGGGCTGATTTGGGCGGAATGGACGGGTTTTACATCGCCTGCCTGCAGAAAGCCGCCTGA
- a CDS encoding DUF1674 domain-containing protein, which translates to MSDQPTPDTTDLPPAAQRALAEADARRKAAAKQDAPPKELGGRDGSDPARYGDWEKKGIAIDF; encoded by the coding sequence ATGAGCGATCAGCCCACACCAGATACCACAGACCTGCCCCCTGCCGCCCAGCGCGCCCTGGCCGAAGCCGACGCCCGTCGCAAGGCGGCCGCAAAACAGGACGCCCCTCCAAAGGAGCTGGGAGGCCGCGACGGCTCGGACCCGGCCCGGTATGGCGATTGGGAAAAAAAGGGCATTGCCATAGATTTTTAA
- the dapB gene encoding 4-hydroxy-tetrahydrodipicolinate reductase — protein MTHKPGIVITGASGRMGQMLIKTVMESDKATLVGAVERPGHDWVGRDVGEAMGGAAIGVIATDDALEAFSQAQAVIDFTAPQATLEFAALAAQARCVHVIGTTGMSDAEIAALEPASRHAVIVRAGNMSLGVNLLVQLTKKVAAALDEDFDIEVIEAHHHHKVDAPSGTALMLGEAAAEGRGVALNDVSDRGRDGITGARNRGDIGFTAIRGGDIVGEHDVLFAAAGERIILRHMATDRAIFARGALKAALWGQDKTPGAYDMVDVLGL, from the coding sequence ATGACGCACAAGCCAGGGATCGTGATTACCGGAGCATCGGGCCGCATGGGACAGATGCTGATCAAAACGGTGATGGAGAGCGACAAGGCAACCCTGGTCGGGGCTGTCGAACGGCCCGGGCACGATTGGGTCGGCCGCGACGTGGGCGAGGCCATGGGCGGCGCGGCCATTGGCGTGATTGCGACCGATGATGCGCTCGAGGCGTTTTCGCAGGCGCAGGCGGTGATTGATTTCACAGCCCCCCAGGCAACGCTGGAATTTGCGGCGCTGGCGGCTCAGGCGCGCTGTGTGCATGTGATTGGCACCACCGGCATGAGTGACGCGGAAATCGCCGCGCTGGAACCGGCATCGCGCCACGCGGTGATCGTGCGGGCGGGCAACATGAGCCTGGGTGTGAACCTGTTGGTGCAGCTGACCAAAAAGGTCGCCGCCGCGCTGGACGAAGATTTCGACATCGAGGTGATCGAAGCCCACCACCACCACAAGGTGGACGCGCCATCCGGGACGGCGCTGATGCTGGGCGAGGCCGCTGCCGAAGGGCGCGGCGTGGCCCTGAACGATGTGTCGGATCGGGGTCGTGACGGCATCACAGGGGCCCGCAACCGCGGCGACATCGGGTTCACCGCGATTCGCGGTGGCGATATTGTTGGCGAACACGACGTTCTGTTCGCAGCTGCCGGAGAGCGCATCATCTTGCGCCACATGGCAACGGACCGTGCGATCTTTGCCCGCGGGGCGCTCAAGGCGGCGCTGTGGGGGCAGGACAAAACACCGGGTGCCTATGACATGGTGGATGTGCTGGGGCTCTGA
- the rbfA gene encoding 30S ribosome-binding factor RbfA — protein sequence MAKNKSQTGTGPSQRQLRVGELIRRILSEILMRGEVHDPDLNRMSITVGEVQVTGDLGIATAYVLPLGGQGKDDVLKLLARNKGELRHMIGKQLDLRFTPDLRFRLDETFDRMDDTRRMLEQDAVRRDLED from the coding sequence ATGGCTAAGAACAAATCCCAAACTGGTACCGGTCCATCGCAGCGACAGCTGCGTGTGGGCGAATTGATTCGCAGAATCCTGTCAGAGATTCTGATGCGCGGCGAGGTGCACGACCCCGATCTCAATCGCATGTCGATTACGGTGGGCGAGGTTCAGGTCACCGGAGACCTGGGGATCGCGACCGCTTATGTCCTGCCGTTGGGCGGACAGGGCAAGGACGACGTGCTGAAACTGCTCGCCCGCAACAAGGGCGAATTGCGCCACATGATCGGCAAGCAGCTGGATCTGCGGTTCACACCTGACCTGCGGTTCCGGCTGGATGAAACATTTGACCGGATGGACGACACCCGTCGCATGTTGGAACAGGACGCGGTGCGCCGCGATCTCGAAGATTGA
- a CDS encoding phosphodiester glycosidase family protein produces MTLRLLCLVLGLAAGPLAAAECRNITFDDTRYTVCDIDTAREDLRLFLHDDDGQILGQFGRINAQLSPQGARLGFAMNAGMYHSDRSPVGHYVENGQERMRVIPNAGPGNFGLLPNGVFCIRDTRADVIETRDYMARTPDCTYATQSGPMLVIDGDLHPRFLPDSTSRYLRNGVGTTADGSRAVFAISRDTVTFHEFGRLFRDYLKLPNALYFDGNISRLYAPDLRRNDAGFAMGPIVGVVVAD; encoded by the coding sequence TTGACTCTCCGGCTGCTCTGCCTGGTGCTGGGGCTGGCCGCCGGGCCGCTGGCCGCGGCAGAGTGCCGGAACATCACATTTGACGACACCCGATATACGGTTTGTGACATCGACACGGCCCGCGAAGATCTGCGGCTGTTTCTACACGATGACGACGGTCAGATCCTGGGCCAGTTCGGGCGCATCAACGCACAGCTGAGCCCCCAGGGCGCGCGCCTTGGCTTTGCCATGAATGCCGGGATGTACCATTCGGACCGCTCACCCGTCGGTCACTATGTCGAAAACGGCCAGGAGCGCATGCGGGTGATCCCAAATGCCGGGCCCGGCAATTTCGGCCTCCTGCCAAACGGCGTGTTCTGCATTCGCGACACCCGCGCCGATGTGATCGAAACACGGGATTATATGGCCCGGACCCCGGATTGTACCTATGCCACCCAATCCGGCCCGATGCTGGTGATTGATGGCGACCTGCATCCACGGTTCCTGCCGGATTCTACCTCACGCTATCTGCGGAACGGGGTCGGCACCACGGCGGACGGCTCCCGCGCGGTGTTTGCGATTTCGCGCGATACCGTGACCTTCCACGAATTTGGCCGCCTGTTCCGCGATTATCTGAAACTGCCGAACGCCCTGTATTTCGACGGAAATATCTCACGGCTCTATGCACCGGATCTGCGGCGCAATGATGCCGGATTTGCCATGGGTCCCATTGTCGGCGTGGTTGTCGCCGACTGA